A genomic window from Thioalkalivibrio sp. ALJ12 includes:
- a CDS encoding PD-(D/E)XK motif protein, translating into MDPWDEIGIPAAPGEITARRYGPNVRWDWYRGRDSRGRCLLFINTDVDPSGTHFPVIQGLEVRALIDRPGLFRIQVALNEPDAREPFGHVCDDLVDYCEHTVQPEALPRRIAERLEVWRRLWRRQRLGILSEESQRGLLAELLFLRDIWLGVVTNELNAVETWEGPDGGSQDFRHGFQAVEVKSRPPSRNSVLISSADQLWFDGNLYLVVYPIATVGQLEGDALSLNQVVESVRTRLASGQARDRLDIRLIDFGYINRREYDEERFVTAEPTAYHVGPGFPALQDADLPPGVESIRYSVNLNWCEEHRTELPVFQELLRAGN; encoded by the coding sequence ATGGATCCATGGGATGAAATCGGAATTCCGGCGGCGCCGGGCGAGATAACCGCGAGGCGCTATGGCCCGAACGTACGCTGGGATTGGTATCGCGGCCGGGATAGTCGCGGACGCTGCCTGCTATTCATCAATACGGATGTCGACCCGTCGGGCACTCATTTTCCTGTCATTCAGGGGCTCGAAGTCCGGGCGCTGATCGATCGACCCGGTCTGTTCCGAATCCAAGTTGCCCTTAACGAACCGGATGCCCGGGAACCGTTCGGGCACGTCTGTGATGACCTTGTCGATTACTGCGAGCACACGGTGCAGCCGGAAGCGCTGCCGCGCCGGATTGCTGAGCGTCTGGAGGTATGGCGACGTCTCTGGCGTCGTCAACGCTTGGGCATCCTTTCAGAAGAGTCCCAGCGGGGGCTGCTCGCCGAACTGCTTTTTCTACGCGATATCTGGCTGGGAGTAGTGACCAACGAGCTGAACGCGGTCGAAACCTGGGAGGGCCCGGACGGCGGAAGTCAGGATTTCCGCCACGGATTCCAGGCTGTTGAGGTGAAGTCGAGGCCCCCTTCACGAAATAGCGTGCTGATCTCTTCGGCGGATCAGCTGTGGTTCGACGGTAACCTCTACCTCGTGGTTTACCCGATTGCGACTGTCGGGCAGCTTGAGGGGGATGCTCTTTCGCTGAACCAAGTAGTCGAAAGCGTGAGAACACGTCTTGCCAGTGGGCAGGCGCGTGACCGGCTGGACATCCGCTTGATCGATTTCGGCTACATCAACCGACGGGAATACGACGAGGAACGGTTTGTAACGGCGGAACCAACCGCTTACCACGTCGGACCGGGCTTCCCGGCGCTTCAGGACGCGGATCTGCCACCCGGCGTCGAAAGTATCCGCTACTCGGTAAATCTCAATTGGTGCGAGGAGCACCGTACTGAGTTGCCGGTTTTCCAGGAGTTGCTCCGTGCAGGCAATTGA